The Carnobacterium sp. 17-4 genome has a window encoding:
- a CDS encoding histidine phosphatase family protein has product MQRLYFVRHGMTEYNLADRVQGGDIDSPLLPQSLEDAKKTGLCLKDIGFKHIIASPQKRVVETTRLITSQFEQDFIIQYTDDLKEFGYGSWEGAFIPHWSETSPDSFYHLRHRPDLYDPSEFNGETYPELIARGSKAIHRSIEQFPHKDLLFVGHSITWTTTLLSLIGMDLRDLRSQEPLANTSITELGYANGQFTLNAWNQTDHLV; this is encoded by the coding sequence ATGCAACGACTATATTTTGTACGCCATGGAATGACCGAATACAATTTAGCCGATCGCGTTCAAGGTGGAGATATTGATTCTCCTCTATTGCCGCAAAGTTTAGAGGATGCTAAAAAGACAGGGCTATGTCTGAAAGATATTGGATTTAAACACATTATTGCCAGTCCTCAAAAACGTGTTGTTGAAACGACTCGTTTGATCACTTCTCAATTTGAGCAAGATTTCATTATTCAATACACAGATGATTTAAAAGAATTTGGCTACGGATCGTGGGAAGGGGCTTTTATTCCACACTGGAGTGAAACTTCTCCTGACAGCTTTTACCATTTGCGTCATCGTCCTGATTTGTATGACCCGAGTGAATTTAATGGCGAGACTTATCCTGAATTAATTGCTAGAGGCAGCAAAGCGATCCATCGTTCAATTGAACAGTTTCCTCATAAAGATTTATTATTTGTTGGACATAGCATCACATGGACAACGACCCTTTTGTCACTGATTGGAATGGATTTAAGAGACCTTCGTTCACAAGAACCATTAGCGAATACCAGCATCACTGAGTTAGGCTACGCTAATGGTCAATTTACTTTAAATGCATGGAACCAAACAGATCATTTAGTGTAA
- a CDS encoding Cof-type HAD-IIB family hydrolase, whose product MIKLIAIDMDGTLLNEHHLVTDKVKKAITRASEAGIKIVLCTGRPVQAVYEYLKELELPQDEEDYVISLNGTVVQKTTTWEIVYSHELDHDHLKQAERLIEPFEMNFTYFDEKEYYYTGAPTEMLQFDADLLGMEKVHLPLTKLPHDLTVFKAMYVAPETELDRLASSFPSFISEYFYPIRSLSYVLELLPKKANKGEALTGLATKLGFAMDEVMAIGDGENDLDMMKVAGTGVAMGNAVDSIKQVAKYETKSNQEDGVAHAIYEWALQNYCS is encoded by the coding sequence TTGATCAAATTAATTGCAATTGATATGGACGGAACATTATTAAATGAACACCATTTGGTTACCGATAAAGTGAAAAAAGCGATAACCAGAGCAAGTGAAGCAGGAATCAAAATTGTTTTATGTACAGGAAGACCTGTTCAAGCGGTTTATGAGTACCTTAAAGAATTAGAGTTGCCTCAAGATGAAGAAGACTACGTTATTTCATTAAATGGTACAGTCGTACAAAAAACTACGACATGGGAAATTGTGTATTCACATGAGTTAGACCACGATCATTTAAAGCAAGCTGAACGATTAATTGAGCCTTTTGAGATGAACTTTACTTATTTTGATGAAAAGGAATATTATTACACCGGTGCACCAACGGAAATGCTGCAATTTGATGCTGATTTATTAGGTATGGAAAAAGTACACTTGCCATTAACAAAATTACCGCATGATCTGACTGTTTTCAAAGCAATGTATGTAGCACCAGAAACGGAACTTGATCGTCTAGCTTCTTCTTTTCCATCCTTTATCTCCGAGTATTTTTATCCTATTCGAAGCTTATCATATGTTTTAGAATTATTACCGAAAAAAGCGAATAAAGGCGAAGCTTTAACAGGACTGGCAACTAAACTTGGCTTTGCTATGGATGAAGTAATGGCAATTGGCGATGGAGAGAACGATTTAGACATGATGAAAGTAGCAGGTACAGGTGTTGCTATGGGCAATGCTGTGGATTCTATTAAACAGGTCGCTAAGTACGAAACTAAATCTAATCAAGAAGATGGCGTAGCCCATGCAATTTATGAGTGGGCATTACAAAATTATTGTAGTTGA
- the srlA gene encoding PTS glucitol/sorbitol transporter subunit IIC, with protein MDIIVMLAEGFIGLFEEGAAVFISWVSGIIPLVLMLLVFMNTLVSALGEERVTKLARASTKNPLTRYMILPFVAAFMLGNPSSFTLGRFLPEYYKPSYFAALAQFNHTSNGVFPHINPGELFVYLGVAQGIETLGLNQMDLAIRYLLVGLVMNFIGGWVTDYTTAFVCKQQGITLSKELKIEAI; from the coding sequence ATGGATATCATTGTAATGTTGGCTGAAGGTTTCATTGGATTATTTGAAGAGGGAGCAGCCGTATTTATAAGTTGGGTAAGCGGTATTATCCCTTTAGTTTTAATGCTGTTGGTTTTTATGAATACATTAGTAAGTGCATTAGGAGAAGAAAGAGTAACAAAATTAGCACGTGCTTCAACAAAAAACCCTTTAACTCGTTATATGATCTTACCTTTTGTAGCCGCATTCATGTTGGGTAATCCAAGCTCATTCACGTTAGGCAGATTCTTACCTGAATATTATAAGCCTAGTTATTTTGCTGCGTTAGCTCAGTTTAATCATACTAGTAATGGTGTTTTCCCGCATATCAATCCAGGTGAATTATTTGTCTATCTTGGAGTAGCACAAGGTATCGAAACATTAGGACTAAACCAAATGGATCTAGCTATTCGTTACCTTTTAGTCGGTTTAGTAATGAACTTTATTGGCGGCTGGGTAACAGACTACACAACAGCATTTGTATGTAAACAACAAGGCATTACGTTAAGCAAAGAATTGAAAATTGAAGCAATTTAA
- the murQ gene encoding N-acetylmuramic acid 6-phosphate etherase, whose translation MNLDKLTTETRNTQTMNLDELSTSEVMTLMNQEDQKVAVAVEEALPTITKVVEAITESFSKGGRLIYMGAGTSGRLGVLDAAECVPTFSVDPSMVQGLIAGGMKAMTVAVEGAEDSKTLGAEDLEAIQLNDTDVVVGIAASGRTPYVIGGLEYAASVGATTATISCNKNAEISQFAQMPIEVDAGPEILTGSTRLKAGTAQKLILNMLSTGAMIGSGKVYQNLMVDVKPSNKKLEERSKRIIMQATECTYEEASEAFEAADHQVKLAIVMILTHSDKETAEQKLTEAKGFIRETLA comes from the coding sequence ATGAATTTAGACAAATTAACGACAGAAACAAGAAACACACAAACGATGAACTTAGATGAGCTTTCAACAAGCGAAGTCATGACTTTAATGAATCAAGAAGACCAAAAAGTGGCTGTAGCAGTTGAAGAAGCATTACCTACAATCACAAAAGTAGTAGAAGCCATTACTGAATCGTTTAGCAAAGGTGGCCGTTTAATCTATATGGGCGCTGGAACAAGCGGACGTCTTGGTGTTTTAGATGCAGCTGAATGTGTACCAACATTTAGTGTTGACCCAAGTATGGTCCAAGGATTGATTGCTGGTGGAATGAAAGCAATGACAGTTGCTGTTGAAGGAGCAGAAGATTCAAAAACGCTTGGTGCAGAAGATTTAGAAGCTATTCAACTAAATGATACAGACGTGGTAGTGGGTATCGCTGCAAGCGGACGTACACCGTATGTTATCGGTGGGTTAGAATATGCAGCTAGCGTTGGAGCAACAACGGCAACTATTTCATGTAACAAGAATGCTGAAATCAGTCAATTTGCCCAAATGCCGATCGAAGTAGATGCTGGTCCTGAAATTTTGACAGGTTCTACAAGATTAAAAGCTGGTACAGCTCAAAAATTAATTTTAAATATGCTGTCAACTGGAGCAATGATCGGTTCTGGGAAAGTCTATCAAAATCTAATGGTAGACGTAAAACCGTCAAATAAAAAACTAGAAGAACGTTCAAAACGTATAATCATGCAAGCTACAGAATGTACGTATGAAGAGGCAAGTGAAGCATTTGAAGCAGCTGATCATCAAGTGAAATTAGCAATCGTGATGATACTGACACATTCAGATAAAGAAACTGCAGAACAAAAATTAACAGAAGCGAAAGGGTTCATTCGTGAAACCTTAGCATAA
- a CDS encoding BglG family transcription antiterminator, with protein MTSISRRVKILNYLSQNDTLSNKELENKIKSTSQTLKKDIDELNESMSDAAIIHFKHHHYSLEIVNHKKFQKIINGEFKQYLDFNSSHKRVAFIIYHLIEKNNFVKIDDLSEIMSISRSTLNNDIKKAKMHLVKYSISIKGIPNKGILIDGTEFNFRLALLYLVYDYYFSKFELSSTIVVLMDELADEFQLNYQNKNLFKKIIAISVKRLNMKHELNELTSLYQNYEKDNDKLDVFFSILSREVESGISEKEKDFMSFPINTGNSASVKVIKNQEYEREIRYIFDQMIRTVEESYFINMNTEEFYNNIKHHLMLLINRLAFHVPLNDIFSDNIQLKFPLAFELAKVSTEVFKQRYQLEIEETDTSYLAVYFALFLEEAKIIEEKNTKRIAVISNTGRGTFELVKRQLQEVVGLEADIHHINEIDYENKNLQYYDFIVTMIPIKIKETIPVIKINSIFDRKYIAREIDKINLPSHSIPSNEIDNNIDFSYFKLSKDFNYRSNVTFMIEQLVEDNLMDQDFYKRWEERENIQQMIYDNGIAIPHTINKGNAKFVLSIGIYENAVVTSKDKVKVIFLLGIPETLEDKQQQYLTFIYDKIFSFGTNKNDYEKLIMAKNDNQVKSVLLKGW; from the coding sequence TTGACATCAATAAGTAGAAGAGTAAAAATTCTAAACTATTTGAGTCAAAACGATACTTTATCAAATAAAGAATTAGAGAATAAAATTAAAAGTACGTCTCAAACTCTGAAAAAAGATATCGATGAATTAAACGAATCAATGAGTGATGCAGCGATTATTCATTTCAAGCATCACCATTATTCGCTCGAGATAGTAAATCATAAAAAATTTCAAAAAATTATTAATGGAGAATTTAAGCAGTATTTAGATTTTAATTCTTCCCATAAACGTGTTGCATTCATCATTTATCATCTTATTGAGAAAAATAATTTTGTGAAAATTGATGATTTATCAGAAATAATGAGTATCAGTAGAAGTACTTTAAACAATGATATAAAAAAAGCAAAAATGCATTTAGTTAAATACAGTATTTCTATCAAAGGGATCCCAAACAAAGGAATACTTATTGATGGAACCGAGTTTAACTTTCGACTAGCATTATTGTATTTAGTTTATGATTATTACTTTAGTAAGTTTGAATTATCTAGTACTATAGTAGTTTTAATGGACGAATTAGCAGATGAATTTCAGTTGAATTATCAAAATAAAAATTTATTTAAAAAAATAATTGCTATATCAGTAAAACGCTTAAATATGAAGCATGAGTTAAATGAACTGACTTCTCTCTATCAAAATTATGAAAAAGATAATGATAAATTAGATGTATTTTTTTCTATATTAAGTAGAGAAGTGGAAAGTGGTATTTCAGAAAAAGAAAAAGATTTCATGTCTTTTCCTATTAACACTGGAAATTCAGCATCTGTTAAAGTAATCAAAAATCAAGAGTATGAGAGAGAAATTAGATATATTTTTGATCAAATGATCCGAACGGTGGAAGAAAGTTATTTTATTAATATGAATACAGAGGAGTTTTATAATAATATAAAACACCACTTGATGCTTTTAATTAATCGTTTAGCCTTTCATGTACCATTAAATGATATTTTTTCTGATAATATTCAACTGAAATTTCCTTTAGCTTTTGAATTAGCAAAAGTTTCAACAGAAGTATTTAAACAAAGGTATCAATTAGAAATAGAGGAAACAGATACAAGTTATTTAGCTGTCTACTTTGCTCTTTTCCTTGAAGAAGCAAAAATAATAGAAGAAAAGAATACAAAGAGAATTGCAGTTATTTCGAATACAGGAAGAGGTACTTTTGAATTAGTCAAAAGACAATTACAAGAGGTAGTAGGATTAGAGGCAGACATTCATCATATTAATGAAATCGATTACGAGAATAAAAATTTGCAGTATTATGATTTTATCGTAACTATGATTCCTATAAAAATCAAAGAGACTATTCCAGTCATTAAAATCAACAGTATCTTTGATAGGAAATATATTGCTAGAGAAATTGACAAAATTAATTTACCAAGTCATTCAATACCATCTAATGAGATAGATAATAATATTGATTTTAGTTATTTTAAGCTTTCTAAAGATTTTAATTATCGTTCCAATGTAACTTTTATGATCGAACAACTGGTTGAAGATAACCTAATGGATCAAGACTTTTATAAACGTTGGGAAGAAAGAGAGAATATTCAACAAATGATTTATGACAACGGAATAGCTATTCCTCATACCATAAATAAAGGAAATGCTAAGTTTGTTTTGAGTATTGGGATTTATGAAAATGCTGTAGTAACATCAAAAGATAAAGTAAAAGTAATTTTTTTATTAGGTATACCAGAGACATTAGAAGATAAACAACAACAATATTTGACTTTTATATATGATAAAATTTTCTCTTTTGGAACAAATAAGAATGATTATGAAAAATTAATAATGGCTAAAAACGACAATCAAGTCAAATCAGTATTATTGAAGGGATGGTAA
- the srlE gene encoding PTS glucitol/sorbitol transporter subunit IIB, with translation MAEYKSVIVKKGSGGYGGPLIITPTEEKHKILYVVGGGERPAIVDKIEELTGMESVNGFKTSIPDNEIAVAIIDCGGTLRCGIYPQKGIPTINILATGKAGPLAKYIHEEIYVSKVGVNQISLADESQIASSAVKSDSSAKPEPKYDTNKKITQQKAEGGSFIAKIGMGAGKAISVINQAARESIQTVINTILPFMAFVALLIGIIQGSGIGTLFANIMAPLAGNIWGLIIIGFICSLPFLSPLLGPGAVISQVIGTLIGVEIGKGNIPPSLALPALFAINTQNAADFIPVGLGLEEAEQETVEVGVPSVLYSRFLNGVPRVIVAWLASFGLYS, from the coding sequence ATGGCAGAATATAAAAGTGTTATCGTGAAAAAAGGGTCTGGCGGTTATGGTGGCCCATTAATCATTACACCGACTGAAGAAAAACATAAAATTTTATATGTTGTCGGTGGAGGAGAAAGACCAGCAATTGTCGATAAAATTGAAGAATTAACTGGAATGGAATCTGTTAATGGATTCAAAACGTCCATTCCTGATAATGAAATTGCTGTAGCTATTATTGACTGTGGTGGAACATTAAGATGTGGCATTTATCCTCAAAAAGGAATTCCAACAATCAATATTCTTGCAACAGGAAAAGCAGGTCCATTAGCAAAATACATCCATGAAGAAATCTATGTATCTAAAGTAGGTGTAAATCAAATATCGCTAGCAGATGAAAGTCAAATTGCTTCTTCAGCTGTAAAATCTGACAGTTCAGCAAAACCAGAACCAAAATACGATACCAATAAAAAAATCACGCAGCAAAAAGCTGAAGGCGGAAGTTTTATTGCTAAAATTGGAATGGGGGCAGGTAAAGCGATTTCCGTGATCAATCAAGCAGCACGTGAATCAATCCAAACTGTTATCAATACCATTTTACCATTTATGGCATTTGTTGCATTACTGATTGGGATTATTCAAGGAAGTGGAATTGGGACATTATTTGCAAACATTATGGCTCCTTTAGCAGGAAATATCTGGGGCTTGATCATCATTGGTTTTATTTGTTCCTTACCATTCTTATCTCCTTTATTAGGACCTGGAGCAGTTATTTCTCAGGTTATTGGAACGTTGATTGGTGTAGAAATTGGAAAAGGAAATATTCCACCATCATTAGCACTTCCTGCTCTATTTGCTATTAATACTCAAAATGCAGCTGATTTTATTCCAGTTGGTTTAGGACTTGAAGAAGCAGAGCAAGAAACAGTTGAAGTAGGAGTTCCTTCAGTCTTATATTCACGTTTCTTAAATGGTGTTCCGCGTGTTATTGTGGCATGGTTAGCAAGTTTTGGATTATACAGTTAA
- a CDS encoding sorbitol-6-phosphate dehydrogenase subunit, producing the protein MTNDWLELKDKNVIVTGGASGIGLHIVNELKNNGATVIVADLNVEDGEKNGVYNIKTDVTSVESVNGLVKKASEKYGIIHVLVNNAGINQPRLLVDLFSDKGNYEVNEKMFDLLVNINQKGVVLTTQAVVRNMLAKNTLGTIINISSESGLEGSVGQSIYSGTKGAVNSYTRSWAKELGSKGIRVVGVAPGINEKTGLTTPAYNEALAYTRNISVDQVDVGYEKNIPLGRVGKLDDIANLVSFLASEKSSYITGTVINITGGKSRG; encoded by the coding sequence ATGACAAATGATTGGTTAGAGTTAAAAGATAAAAATGTTATCGTAACTGGAGGAGCATCAGGAATTGGATTACACATTGTCAATGAATTGAAAAATAATGGTGCTACTGTAATTGTTGCTGATTTGAACGTAGAAGATGGCGAAAAAAATGGAGTATATAATATTAAGACAGATGTAACATCGGTTGAAAGTGTAAACGGTTTAGTAAAAAAAGCATCAGAAAAGTATGGTATTATTCACGTACTAGTAAATAATGCTGGGATTAATCAGCCTCGACTATTAGTTGATTTGTTTAGCGATAAAGGTAATTATGAAGTAAATGAGAAAATGTTTGATTTATTAGTAAATATTAACCAAAAAGGCGTAGTCTTAACTACACAAGCAGTTGTTCGAAATATGCTTGCAAAGAATACACTAGGAACAATTATTAATATTTCTTCAGAATCTGGCTTAGAAGGTTCAGTTGGACAAAGTATTTATTCAGGAACAAAAGGGGCGGTTAATTCTTATACACGCTCATGGGCTAAAGAATTAGGAAGTAAAGGAATACGAGTGGTTGGAGTAGCACCAGGAATAAATGAAAAGACAGGATTAACAACACCTGCATATAATGAAGCTTTAGCTTATACAAGAAATATTTCAGTAGATCAAGTCGATGTTGGATATGAAAAAAATATTCCGTTAGGACGTGTTGGGAAATTAGATGATATTGCTAATTTGGTATCTTTCTTAGCATCTGAAAAATCTTCTTACATTACGGGAACGGTTATTAATATTACAGGTGGTAAATCAAGAGGCTAA
- a CDS encoding DUF871 domain-containing protein, with protein sequence MFGVSVFLGDELTTETRNYLQRMKDSGFEGVFSSLHIPEEDAFQYVTRLKMLGHWTQELKMQLMIDISGDALKRIGFSFDRPEEMLDIGITGLRMDYHITNQISAKVSRSMTVALNASTITQEDIDELKQYNANFQQMEAWHNYYPRPETGLDKELFIRKNHWLKSLGFNVMAFVPGNEILRGPLFCQLPTLEKQRGVHPLASAIELLNECEVDDVYIGDPTIDDRTKLQFFYYIKKKTLLFSTEEVQGTNYLPVIIGKHQNRWDAARDVIRSADARFRTIPNIEPQHTQERVKGSITVDNRLYGRYMGEIQVVQQPLPKDTKVNVVAHVIPEDIPLIDWCKEGQLFELQTIQENERG encoded by the coding sequence ATGTTTGGTGTATCTGTCTTTCTTGGAGATGAGTTAACTACTGAAACAAGAAACTATCTACAAAGAATGAAAGACAGCGGTTTTGAAGGTGTATTTTCTTCACTGCATATTCCAGAAGAGGATGCGTTTCAATATGTCACACGCTTGAAGATGCTGGGTCATTGGACACAAGAATTAAAGATGCAATTGATGATTGATATTTCAGGAGATGCTTTGAAAAGAATCGGGTTTTCATTTGACCGACCTGAGGAAATGCTAGATATCGGAATTACCGGTTTAAGAATGGACTATCATATAACAAATCAAATTAGTGCTAAAGTCAGCCGTTCAATGACAGTTGCTCTTAATGCGAGTACCATTACTCAAGAAGATATCGATGAATTAAAGCAATACAATGCAAATTTCCAACAAATGGAAGCGTGGCATAATTATTATCCACGTCCTGAAACTGGATTAGATAAAGAGTTGTTTATTCGTAAAAATCACTGGTTGAAATCACTAGGATTTAACGTAATGGCTTTTGTTCCAGGTAATGAAATATTACGAGGCCCATTGTTTTGTCAGCTGCCAACGTTAGAAAAACAGCGTGGAGTTCATCCTTTAGCTAGTGCAATTGAATTATTAAATGAGTGTGAAGTCGACGATGTTTATATTGGTGATCCAACAATTGATGACAGAACAAAATTGCAATTTTTTTATTATATTAAAAAGAAAACGTTATTATTTTCAACTGAAGAAGTACAAGGAACGAATTATTTACCCGTCATCATAGGAAAACATCAAAATAGGTGGGATGCTGCTAGAGACGTGATCCGCAGTGCTGATGCACGTTTTAGAACCATTCCGAACATCGAACCGCAGCATACTCAAGAACGAGTAAAAGGAAGCATCACAGTAGATAACCGTCTATATGGACGATATATGGGAGAAATCCAAGTTGTTCAACAACCTTTACCTAAAGATACAAAAGTAAATGTTGTAGCGCATGTTATTCCAGAAGATATCCCATTAATAGATTGGTGTAAAGAAGGTCAATTATTTGAACTTCAAACGATACAAGAGAATGAAAGAGGTTAG
- a CDS encoding PTS transporter subunit EIIC, which yields MAETKEQRIARQIYEQVGGMNNVDSVIHCMTRVRMDIKDNDKVNFDGLKKIDGVMGVVEDDTLQIVVGPGTVNKVANQMVSMAGVRLGDKIPAGKATATASSGRSEAEKQAAAKKAELKKKNNTPFKRVLKDIANIFVPLIPAFVGAGIIGGIASIFGNMLVAETISGANWENIVVVLNIIKNGLFLYLNVYVGINAAKVFGATEGLGGVIAGVIYLPGMNIEAPLTNIFTGAPMAGGQGGIIGVILAVYLLSLVEKSLHKVVPDSIDIIVTPTISLLAIGLVTIFLIMPIAGAVSSSLVGAITWVLNVGGAFAGFVLGALFLPMVMFGLHQVLTPIHIEMIASQGMTLLLPILAMAGAGQVGASIALWVKCRKNKQLTNMIKGSLPVGILGIGEPLIYAVTLPLGRPFITACIGGGIGGAVIGMFGGIGATAIGPSGVALIPLIANGQWWGYVVGLLAAYAGGFVATYFFGVPKSAMEPTELVGYDSDEFEAESIVG from the coding sequence ATGGCTGAAACAAAAGAGCAACGTATAGCTAGACAGATTTATGAGCAAGTTGGAGGTATGAATAACGTTGATTCTGTTATTCACTGTATGACTCGTGTTCGTATGGATATTAAAGATAATGATAAAGTGAATTTTGATGGACTGAAAAAAATTGACGGCGTAATGGGCGTTGTTGAAGATGATACATTACAAATCGTTGTTGGACCTGGTACAGTAAATAAAGTAGCAAACCAAATGGTTAGTATGGCGGGTGTTCGTTTAGGCGACAAAATTCCTGCTGGAAAAGCTACGGCTACAGCATCATCTGGTCGTTCTGAAGCAGAAAAACAAGCAGCGGCAAAAAAAGCTGAATTAAAGAAGAAAAATAATACACCATTCAAACGTGTATTAAAAGACATTGCAAATATTTTTGTTCCGTTAATTCCAGCATTTGTTGGAGCCGGAATTATCGGTGGTATTGCTTCTATTTTTGGAAATATGTTAGTGGCTGAAACCATTAGTGGAGCAAACTGGGAAAATATCGTTGTTGTACTAAATATCATTAAAAACGGATTGTTCCTTTACTTGAATGTGTACGTAGGGATCAATGCTGCAAAAGTTTTTGGTGCTACAGAAGGTCTAGGTGGAGTTATTGCCGGAGTGATTTACCTTCCAGGAATGAACATTGAAGCACCATTGACGAACATCTTTACTGGTGCCCCTATGGCTGGTGGACAAGGTGGAATTATCGGCGTTATCCTAGCTGTTTACCTACTATCATTAGTAGAAAAAAGCTTGCATAAAGTTGTTCCAGATTCAATTGATATCATTGTAACACCAACGATTTCTTTACTAGCTATCGGATTAGTAACGATTTTCTTGATCATGCCAATTGCGGGTGCTGTTTCATCTAGTTTAGTTGGAGCAATCACTTGGGTATTAAATGTTGGTGGAGCATTTGCCGGATTTGTTTTAGGTGCATTGTTCTTACCTATGGTTATGTTTGGTTTACACCAAGTATTAACACCAATCCATATTGAAATGATTGCTTCTCAAGGCATGACTTTATTGCTACCAATTTTAGCAATGGCTGGAGCTGGACAAGTTGGAGCTTCAATCGCTCTATGGGTTAAATGTCGTAAAAATAAACAATTAACTAACATGATCAAAGGTTCATTGCCTGTTGGTATTTTAGGAATTGGCGAACCCTTGATCTATGCTGTAACATTGCCTTTAGGTCGCCCATTCATTACTGCTTGTATTGGTGGCGGAATTGGTGGAGCTGTTATAGGAATGTTTGGCGGAATCGGTGCAACAGCAATTGGACCAAGTGGAGTTGCTTTGATTCCATTGATCGCTAATGGTCAATGGTGGGGTTATGTTGTTGGATTATTAGCAGCTTATGCTGGTGGATTCGTAGCAACTTACTTCTTTGGAGTTCCAAAATCAGCAATGGAGCCAACTGAATTAGTAGGATATGATTCAGATGAGTTTGAAGCTGAAAGTATTGTTGGTTAA
- a CDS encoding MurR/RpiR family transcriptional regulator, with the protein MQNNVLLKIREKIVALPQSEKKIAETILKNPMKVIQMSAIDLATEAESSSAAVIRFCRSIGIKGFTELKLQLSADSQGIKDNLYTDILSDENLEQVKKKLLVNTNHLFEETNNVLDTKLIEQVTELLHESSVVYLYGLGASHIVASDIQQKFSRMGKIMVCSLDQHLLVTSMAVSDKPAVFFGVSNSGEKKEVLALLTIAKELGLKTVSLTSNTENPLSIEADIALKTAFAHEAPLRSGATISLLTQMYAVDILFYDYASKHFDLTVTNLEQSKAAIQRYNQMFD; encoded by the coding sequence ATGCAAAACAATGTTTTACTGAAAATCAGAGAAAAGATAGTTGCTCTACCACAATCTGAAAAAAAAATCGCCGAAACGATCCTTAAAAATCCGATGAAGGTTATTCAAATGAGTGCAATAGACCTAGCGACCGAAGCAGAATCAAGTTCTGCCGCCGTCATTCGATTTTGTCGATCCATCGGTATAAAAGGATTTACTGAATTAAAGCTGCAGCTATCAGCTGATTCTCAAGGCATCAAAGATAATCTATACACGGATATTTTATCCGATGAAAATTTAGAGCAAGTAAAGAAGAAATTATTGGTCAATACCAATCATCTTTTTGAAGAAACCAACAATGTATTGGATACAAAACTAATTGAACAAGTAACAGAACTGTTGCATGAGAGTTCTGTAGTTTACCTATACGGATTAGGTGCTTCTCACATCGTTGCTTCGGATATTCAACAAAAATTTAGCCGGATGGGAAAAATAATGGTTTGTTCACTTGACCAACACTTATTAGTCACTTCAATGGCGGTTTCTGATAAACCTGCCGTGTTTTTTGGAGTTTCGAATAGTGGAGAAAAGAAAGAAGTATTGGCATTATTGACGATTGCAAAAGAACTTGGATTAAAAACAGTATCTCTTACAAGCAATACAGAAAATCCTCTAAGTATCGAAGCGGATATTGCGTTAAAAACAGCCTTTGCGCACGAAGCTCCATTAAGAAGTGGTGCAACAATTTCATTGCTGACTCAAATGTATGCTGTAGATATTTTGTTTTATGATTATGCTTCTAAACACTTCGATCTAACTGTAACCAATTTAGAGCAATCAAAGGCAGCTATTCAACGATACAACCAAATGTTCGACTAA
- a CDS encoding transcriptional regulator GutM, protein MILLIVLGIGAFLLQSFLGFIQIKNFGLEYSRMRKLGRVAIGRRPGKFRSGTIIMFALDKEGIIKYGRKLQGTSVIARFKELEGYDGIKLDTLTLQSKVMQKEINLTKQAIINAVETYNHVVNGEPIPEKKAPLAHAAHKMKGLTLSFSKK, encoded by the coding sequence ATGATTTTATTAATTGTTTTGGGTATAGGAGCATTTTTATTACAATCATTTTTAGGGTTTATACAAATTAAAAATTTTGGTTTAGAATACTCTAGGATGAGAAAACTAGGCAGGGTTGCTATAGGGAGACGTCCAGGAAAGTTTAGATCCGGTACAATAATTATGTTTGCACTTGATAAAGAAGGAATAATTAAATACGGTCGCAAACTTCAAGGTACTTCAGTAATAGCGAGATTTAAAGAATTAGAAGGATATGATGGTATTAAACTAGATACTTTAACACTTCAATCAAAAGTTATGCAAAAAGAAATAAATCTGACAAAACAAGCCATTATAAATGCAGTTGAAACATATAACCATGTTGTAAATGGAGAACCAATTCCAGAAAAGAAAGCCCCATTAGCACATGCAGCACATAAAATGAAAGGGTTAACATTAAGTTTTTCAAAAAAATAA